One Clavelina lepadiformis chromosome 1, kaClaLepa1.1, whole genome shotgun sequence genomic region harbors:
- the LOC143464599 gene encoding actin-like protein 6B, whose product MSGGVYGGDEVGALVFDAGSHSFRAGYAGEDCPKADFPSRIGVEMVEVMETDNAEESKPDKKLSIDTSQLLFPKKGMEVVTPIKDCMIEDWDTFEALLNHAYKRYIRSSPEQHPVLMSEPAWNERNRREKIAELMFEKYNVPAFFLCKSPVLSAFANGRSTGVVLDSGATHTTAVPVHDGYVLQQGIVKSPLGGDFVLMQCKEMLQSLNIDVIPHYLVASKEEVKPEASAKWTQKKNLPDVTDSWKKFMINHTLEDFAASVLQVSDTEYNEHECVNLPKVPYYFPNGYNREFGHERLAVVENLFNPSKVRGAAPSSMLGVPSVVSSSINMCDVDIRPGLYSSIIVTGGNTLLQGFTDRLNSELASKTPPSMRLKINASSSSVERKYSPWVGGSILASLGTFQQMWISKMEYEDGGKSCVERKCP is encoded by the exons ATGAGTGGAGGGGTTTATGGTGGGGATGAGGTTGGAGCTCTTGTTTTCGATGCCGGATCACATTCATTTCGAGCAGGGTATGCTGGAGAAGATTGTCCAAAGGCAGATTTTCCAAGTCGAATTGGTGTGGAGATGGTCGAAGTCATGGAAACTGACAATGCTGAAGAAAGCAAGCCAGACAAAAAGTTAAGCATAGATACAAGTCAACTACTGTTTCCAAAGAAAGGAATGGAAGTTGTTACACCGATCAAAGACTGCATGATAGAAGACTGGGACACATTCGAAGCTTTGCTTAACCATGCCTACAAAAGGTATATCAGAAGTAGCCCAGAACAGCATCCAGTTCTTATGTCTGAACCAGCATGGAATGAAAGGAACAGGCGTGAAAAAATTGCGGAATTgatgtttgaaaaatacaatgtacctgcattttttctttgcaagtCTCCTGTACTATCAGCATTTGCAAATGGACGTTCTACTGGTGTGGTTTTGGACAGCGGTGCAACCCATACAACTGCAGTTCCAGTCCATGACGGTTATGTACTGCAGCAAGGTATTGTCAAATCTCCACTAGGAGGCGACTTTGTGCTGATGCAGTGTAAAGAAATGCTTCAGTCATTAAACATTGATGTCATTCCTCACTACTTGGTTGCCTCAAAAGAAGAAGTGAAGCCTGAAGCTTCAGCTAAATGGACACAGAAGAAAAACCTTCCAGATGTAACAGATTCTTGGAAAAAGTTCATGATTAATCACACGTTAGAAGATTTTGCTGCTTCAGTACTACAAGTTTCTGACACAGAGTATAATGAGCATGAATGTGTTAATTTACCAAAG GTACCATATTACTTTCCAAATGGTTACAATAGAGAATTTGGCCATGAAAGGCTTGCGGTGGTTGAAAACCTCTTTAATCCATCGAAAGTAAGGGGAGCAGCCCCAAGTTCCATGCTTGGTGTCCCTAGTGTTGTGTCATCCTCCATAAACATGTGCGATGTGGACATAAGACCAGGATTATACAGCAGCATCATCGTAACTGGAGGGAACACACTCTTGCAG gGTTTCACGGATCGTTTGAATAGTGAGCTTGCTTCAAAAACCCCTCCGAGTATGAGGTTAAAGATTAATGCAAGTTCAAGTTCTGTTGAAAGAAAGTATTCTCCCTGGGTTGGTGGTTCTATTCTTGCTTCTTTGGGAACTTTTCAGCAAATGTGGATTTCAAAAATGGAATATGAAGATGGTGGAAAATCTTGTGTAGAAAGGAAATGCCCGTGA
- the LOC143449098 gene encoding general transcription factor II-I repeat domain-containing protein 2B-like — protein MSKSKKRKVSEENKTFNDSWINSFAFIADKTGLPVCLICNEKLANNQKSNVERHFENKHLSFAQKYSGDARKKAVLELMRNVDRSKHQFNKWIKSANATTYASFVAAQEIVKHGQPFTDGEYIKNSFIKISEHLFTDFRNKSEIVQKIRDMPLSAKTVQDRTSRMAEDISKQQIKDINSAVAYSIACDESKDKSDIEQIALFCRYVSSAGPQEELIELIPLKSQTRGEDICEAVLECLRKKGINTSHLVSVATDGAPSMTGANKGFVALLQKSLGRKLLTFHCILHQEALCAKTFPPECTEVMNVVMQIINKIRASPLNHRQFRMLLDEVDSMYSDLLLYNKVRWLSRDEVLKRFVICLKEVKTFLDSKELNYPQLEQAEWLEKLHFMVDMTAHLNALNTTLQGKGCTALHMLEDVFAFERKFMVYARDLQRGTLSHFSCLREFKQTHSGITINVEYLQSAIIAMQCSFGKRFCEFRKEKKTLSFSVSPFSSDPSELNMIALSGVSQPDFELELADIADKDIWISKFRRLTADLEDVPRQKADLAQGHNWSKIENLPKPDQFIFETWNALPDTYDNIKKYALGTLSIFGSTYVCEQLFSNMNYIKNRYRTRLTDDSLQSCVKMKMTSYSPHVQMLCNEMQEQKSH, from the coding sequence ATGAGTAAATCTAAGAAAAGAAAAGTGtctgaagaaaacaaaacgttCAACGATTCGTGGATAAATTCATTTGCTTTCATTGCTGATAAGACCGGTTTACCAGTGTGCTTAATATGTAACGAGAAATTagcaaacaaccaaaagtcaaaTGTTGAAAGACATTtcgaaaataaacatttatctTTTGCTCAAAAATATTCAGGAGATGCAAGAAAAAAAGCTGTTTTAGAACTAATGCGGAACGTTGATCGAAGCAAACATCAATTTAATAAGTGGATCAAGTCTGCAAATGCCACCACGTATGCCAGTTTTGTGGCCGCTCAGGAAATAGTAAAGCATGGTCAGCCATTTACTGATGGagaatatataaaaaattcatTCATTAAGATATCTGAACATTTATTCACGGACTTTAGAAACAAGAGTGAAATTGTGCAAAAAATCCGTGACATGCCACTCTCtgcaaaaactgttcaagACAGAACCTCAAGAATGGCAGAAGACATCTCCAAACAGCAAATAAAAGATATAAATTCCGCAGTAGCGTACTCTATTGCCTGTGATGAGTCTAAAGACAAAAGTGATATTGAACAAATAGCACTATTTTGCCGATATGTAAGCTCTGCTGGGCCACAAGAAGAATTAATTGAGTTGATACCTCTGAAAAGCCAAACGCGTGGGGAAGACATATGTGAGGCTGTTTTGGAATGTTTAAGAAAAAAGGGTATAAATACAAGCCATCTGGTGTCAGTAGCTACTGATGGGGCACCTAGCATGACAGGTGCAAACAAGGGTTTTGTAGCTTTACTGCAAAAGTCTTTGGGCAGAAAGCTGCTTACTTTTCATTGCATCTTACATCAAGAGGCCCTGTGTGCTAAAACTTTTCCTCCAGAATGCACGGAAGTAATGAATGTCGTCATGCAaattatcaataaaataaGGGCAAGCCCTTTAAATCACCGTCAGTTCCGTATGCTATTGGACGAAGTGGATAGCATGTACTCTGATCTCTTGTTGTACAATAAAGTACGGTGGCTATCCAGAGATGAAGTGTTGAAACGCTTTGTCATATGTTTGAAAGAAGTGAAAACGTTTTTGGACAGCAAAGAGCTTAATTATCCTCAACTGGAACAGGCGGAATGGCTGGAAAAACTACACTTTATGGTAGATATGACAGCTCACCTAAACGCGCTCAACACAACTCTTCAAGGGAAAGGATGCACAGCCCTGCACATGCTGGAAGATGTTTTTGCATTCGAACGTAAGTTCATGGTATATGCCAGAGATTTACAGAGAGGTACATTATCTCACTTCTCTTGTTTGAGAGAGTTCAAACAAACTCACAGTGGCATTACAATAAATGTGGAATATTTGCAATCCGCAATCATAGCAATGCAATGTTCATTTGGGAAACGCTTCTGTGAGTTTAGAAAAGAAAAGAAGACTTTATCCTTCTCTGTTTCTCCCTTCAGCAGCGATCCATCGGAACTAAATATGATTGCATTATCAGGTGTGAGTCAACCAGATTTTGAACTGGAATTGGCCGACATAGCCGACAAAGACATATGGATATCCAAGTTTAGACGCCTGACAGCTGACCTTGAGGATGTACCCCGTCAGAAGGCCGATCTTGCTCAGGGTCACAATTGGAGCAAAATTGAAAACCTCCCAAAACCAGACCAATTCATTTTCGAAACATGGAATGCTCTCCCTGATACGTATGataatataaaaaagtatGCTCTTGGGACCCTGTCGATATTTGGATCCACATACGTATGTGAGCAACTTTTCTCTAACATGAACTACATTAAAAACAGATACCGCACACGTCTCACAGATGACAGCTTACAATCATGTGTGAAGATGAAGATGACATCCTACAGCCCTCACGTACAGATGCTTTGCAATGAAATGCAAGAGCAAAaatcacattaa